The DNA sequence GGTGAAAGTTTATGGAGCCCTTCTTCCTTGCGACAGTCGCAGCAGGATTCCTCGCAGAAGCCGTTAAAGGCGTCATTAAAAAACGAGTTGAAAAACAAGTTGAAGATCTTTTCTGTCGCATTGTTGGCGTTGCTGTCAGCAGATTCTTCTCCCGCCTATCTCAACGCTCCAAAGATGCTTTGAACTGGCAAAATGCCCTCCATCAGGCTGCCATTGAGGCTACTTTGGATGTTGTCAACGAATGTTTGAGGGAATTGCCTTCCTCTTCACTTTGGGAGCGTTTTCCTTTCGCCCGAACCTTTCCAGATGAAACTCGCAAGTGGCTTGAGGATGTGAGGCGACAATTGACCGATGACCTTAGGCATTTGCGGGAAGGAGCGACTTTGACCCAAATTTCGGAAGAGGCACAAAAACGCATTGAAGCCATCTTGCAGCCTGAAGGCGTTTTGAGTTCGGAGCGGGCAAGCGAGTTTGTTGAGAATTTGACAAACTTGCTTCTCTCCAATTTGAGGGATCGCTTTGGTGAACCACCTGAAATTTTTGTCCAAAAGGTCAAAGGGCAGCCAACTTGGTTTGAGCGATTTCGTGCCCTCTTCGCCAAGAAGTTAGAGCAGCAACCCGAACTGAACGATTTCCTTCAAACCCAACTCCTCGCCTCTGTTAAGAGCGAATTGGAGCAATTGGGCGAAAAAGTTGACGAAGTGCTTGAAATCGTCCGCCAATGGTCGCACCTTCTGCCCGACATTGACCAAAGGCTTCAGGGAATTGAGCGGTTGATGGAAGAAGTCCGGAAAGAGGTGGGCATTGTCCGCAAAGGCGTTGAAGAGATTTTGAGCCTAATGAGAAGCCAATTTGGAAGCGAACACCTTGTCATCAGTTTGAGGGAGCGAACAGAAAAGTTCATCCAAGATTTGTCAACCCGTCCCTTCATCGGTCGCAAAGAACCTTTGCAAAAGTTGGACAAGTTCATCAACGAGAACTCAAAAGGCGTCGCCATAGTCTATGCCCCTGCAGGTTACGGAAAGACAACTTTGCTGGCAAATTGGCTCAAGGGAGTAAGGCAGCAGCCGAATGTCGCCACCGCCTATCACTTCTTCAACCGCCATCCAACTCTCGCACCATATGCCACTTCACTTGGTAATGCCCTTGCTCATCTGATTGGTCAAGTTTGGGCGATGACGGAAGCAAACGGCAGCTCATTGTCTTTGCCTGAAGATGTTATCAGCAGAATGGCAGTTTTGGAAAACATGTTGGCTAACTTGTCCCTTGCACAAGGGGAGAAGTTGATTTTGGTTCTTGACGGTTTGGATGAGGCTGAGCCGATTTTGGAGCACCCTCCAATTCGTGATTTGCCTGATGGGGTTTTCTTCGTCGTTTCAGGACGATGGGATGAGAAAGGAGAACTTCCACCTTACCTCAAAGGTTGGGCTCGCTTCACCGAATTCATCCCACTCCATGCCCTCACGCCAGATGAGTTGAAAGAGTGGCTGAGGAAATGGGGAGATGGTGAGTTGGCAAAGTTTGCAGACGATGACGAGTTTGTGAATTTGTTGCATCAAAAGACGGAAGGGTTTCCGCTGTATGTCCACTACCTCCTTGACGAGTTGGGTGAATTGGCAAGGAAAGGTCAAAATGTCCATCAAGCGTTGGAGAGAAAGCCTGTCGGGCTCAGGAAGTATGTGAAGGAGCAAATTGGACAGTTGGAGTCCACTGTCAAGGAAGAGAGCGTTTGGAAATTGTTCGCCTTTTTGACGCAGGCGAAGGGAGCACTTAGGGGAAGTGAACTGAAGCAACTGGGGATTTCCGCTCGGGATTTGAGAGGTTTGCTTCGCCAACATGTCGTGAGGAGATGGCTTTCGGTCGGGGAAGAAGATGAAGAACAAACTCTTGCTTTTGCCCATCCGCTTTTGGCAGAAGAGTTTGGAAAAGTTTTAGAAGAAGAGGAGGTAGAGAAGGCGAGGAAGGAATTGTTGAATTGGTGTGCAAGTTGGCGGGAGCACAAGAGCCACTATGCCTTGCGCCATTTTGCCCACCACCTTTATGACGACCCCAGCAGATGGGAACAACTCTTTGATTTGGCTCGGGATGAAAAGTTCGCTCAAACTCAAAGAGAAGTTTTGCCAAATGAACCTGAATTGCCCCTCTTGACAATTCAACTCGCTCTTGATGCTGCCATCAAAAGCGAAAAACCTGAAACGATGACGGAAATGGTTTTGAGGCACGCATTGAGGTTTGAAACTGCAGAGACCCCACTTCAAGCACAAAGGAGAGGAGAAAGTGAGAGGGCGATAGGGTTGGCAAAACAATGGCTTGAAAGAGACTACAAGCAGGGAACACTGTGGCTTTTGCTTTTGGCATGGTCGTGGAAGAGGGAAGGGAAGCGTGAGTTGGCGAAGCGATGCTTGGACGAAATTTCTCAATGGTGTCGGGGAAAAAGTTCAGAAGCATTGGGATGGGGAGATTGGCGAAGCAAGATGGCAAGTTTTTTGCTGGGTGAGTTGGTGAGTGAATTGGTGGAAGTGGAAGGTTGGAAGGAAATGAGTTTGCAATTGCTGTGGGATTATGATTTGAGTGGTCTTGCTGTTCAATTGGCACAAGAAGGGAAATTTGATGAAGCATTGCAAATAGCGAAGGAGATTAGGGAAGTCCCTTGGGAGCGCTCATGGGCATTAAGAGAAATTGCAAAAGTGATGGCGAAAGAGGGTCTGTTTGAAGAAGCAATAAAGGTAGCGAGAGAGATTGAGGAAGCAGCAGAGTGTTCAGAGACACTAAGAGAGATTGCAGAGGCAATGGCAAAGGCAGGGATGATTGAGCATGTAGAGGAAACTTTTGAAGAAGCAATGAAGGTGGCAAGGAAGAGCGAGGATGTGCAGGATCGCTTAGTAGTGTTGAGAGGAATTGCAGAGGCAATGGCAAAGATAGGAATGAAGGAACGCGCAGAGGAAGCCTTTAAAGAAGCAATGAAGGTAGCAAAGGAGATTGAGGAGGCGGGAGAGCACTCAGAGGCATTAAACGAAATTGCAATAACAATGGCAAAGGCAGGTAAGTTTGGAGAAGCAATAAAGATGGCAAGCAAGATTGAGGATTCAGAAAAGCGTTCATGGGCACTAAGAGAAATTGCAAGAGTGATGGCGGAAGAGGGTATGATGGAACATGCAAAGGAAGCCCTTAAGGAAGCGATAAAGGCAGCGAAGAAGATTGAAGGTGCGTGGGAGCGCTCGTGGGAACTAAAAGAAATTGCAGAAATTCTGTTTGAAGAAGCAACGAATGTGGTGAAGGAGATTGAGGAAGCATTTTGGCGTTCAGAAGCATTGAGAGGAATTGCGGAAGCGATGGCGAAGGGAGGGATGGTGGAGCATGCAAAAGAAACCCTTGAGGAAGCGGTGAAGGTGGCGAGAGAGATTGAAGGCGAAAAGAATCGCTCTCAGGCGCTAAGTAGAATTGCAGAGGCAATGGTGAAGACAGGAATAATGGAGCGTGCGAAGGAAGTTGCTGAAGAAGCAATGAAAGTTGCAAAAGAGATCGGGGATGAAGGTCTGCGCTCAGAGATGTTAACCGAAATCGCAGCAGTGATGGCAAAGGCGGGAATGTT is a window from the bacterium HR17 genome containing:
- the ycf3_1 gene encoding Photosystem I assembly protein Ycf3 codes for the protein MEPFFLATVAAGFLAEAVKGVIKKRVEKQVEDLFCRIVGVAVSRFFSRLSQRSKDALNWQNALHQAAIEATLDVVNECLRELPSSSLWERFPFARTFPDETRKWLEDVRRQLTDDLRHLREGATLTQISEEAQKRIEAILQPEGVLSSERASEFVENLTNLLLSNLRDRFGEPPEIFVQKVKGQPTWFERFRALFAKKLEQQPELNDFLQTQLLASVKSELEQLGEKVDEVLEIVRQWSHLLPDIDQRLQGIERLMEEVRKEVGIVRKGVEEILSLMRSQFGSEHLVISLRERTEKFIQDLSTRPFIGRKEPLQKLDKFINENSKGVAIVYAPAGYGKTTLLANWLKGVRQQPNVATAYHFFNRHPTLAPYATSLGNALAHLIGQVWAMTEANGSSLSLPEDVISRMAVLENMLANLSLAQGEKLILVLDGLDEAEPILEHPPIRDLPDGVFFVVSGRWDEKGELPPYLKGWARFTEFIPLHALTPDELKEWLRKWGDGELAKFADDDEFVNLLHQKTEGFPLYVHYLLDELGELARKGQNVHQALERKPVGLRKYVKEQIGQLESTVKEESVWKLFAFLTQAKGALRGSELKQLGISARDLRGLLRQHVVRRWLSVGEEDEEQTLAFAHPLLAEEFGKVLEEEEVEKARKELLNWCASWREHKSHYALRHFAHHLYDDPSRWEQLFDLARDEKFAQTQREVLPNEPELPLLTIQLALDAAIKSEKPETMTEMVLRHALRFETAETPLQAQRRGESERAIGLAKQWLERDYKQGTLWLLLLAWSWKREGKRELAKRCLDEISQWCRGKSSEALGWGDWRSKMASFLLGELVSELVEVEGWKEMSLQLLWDYDLSGLAVQLAQEGKFDEALQIAKEIREVPWERSWALREIAKVMAKEGLFEEAIKVAREIEEAAECSETLREIAEAMAKAGMIEHVEETFEEAMKVARKSEDVQDRLVVLRGIAEAMAKIGMKERAEEAFKEAMKVAKEIEEAGEHSEALNEIAITMAKAGKFGEAIKMASKIEDSEKRSWALREIARVMAEEGMMEHAKEALKEAIKAAKKIEGAWERSWELKEIAEILFEEATNVVKEIEEAFWRSEALRGIAEAMAKGGMVEHAKETLEEAVKVAREIEGEKNRSQALSRIAEAMVKTGIMERAKEVAEEAMKVAKEIGDEGLRSEMLTEIAAVMAKAGMFEEAMKVVKELGNEGWRSEALIEIAVVVAKEGMIERAKETFEEAMKTRMTKEIGDAEWHSKALTEIAIAMAKVGKFEEAMKIAKEVEDARERSRALRWLAEKMVKEGTMERAERAKKAMKVAKEIEDAEERSWVMSEIATEMTKVGKFEEAMEVARKIENVRLRLWALKEIAAEMAKAGKIEEAMKVAGEIEDAGKRSKVLNKIAGEMARAGEFKEAMKVVKEIEDTWWRSDALGEIAVAIARIGKFEKAMKVVNEIEVAWVRSAALGGIAIEMAGAGMFEEAMKLVKEIEDVRLRSWALSEIVVEMTEVKKFEAAIKMTKEIEDVCERLWALSEILTVMVKVGMFEEAMKVANEIENAAQRSLVLSRIAEAMAKEGRREQVQDALEHAFQAAKETANLDRLWSVAATAAQSGFPQKAVEFARQIAGEREKGLPEVMDALTERGAKEEVKKSLDLCGWAMSTAVRACAYLIRLYPDYAVAIAEKVRMLV